A window of Helicobacter ganmani contains these coding sequences:
- a CDS encoding heavy metal translocating P-type ATPase codes for MNCYNNQCETIYAKSKEKFLHQTFFIGAILLYCVALLVDLEILRFHLNPLILTFLFVFCYFTLGFGILKEAFRSLIKREYFNENTLMALASLSAFGIGESAEAVAILIFYRIGESLQERVVEKAKTQIRSLSALKIESARILRENTQISISPQEIQAGDRLIVFAGERIPADGKIVQGESNLDNSALNGESIPQNVKVGDMVFSGGINLDGILHIQATQNYANSTFSKILQLIEEGNAQKSRSEEFITKFARYYTLIVTLLAFGIALIPTLYLWALGADFTETFQTWSYRGIIFLVVSCPCALVISIPLTFFASLGKASEMGILIKGSSYLESLNFAQTIVLDKTGTLTKGTLTLKEIRSYTSYDENFILEKAQELESHSNHPIAKAILNNKIPQKNQDTQEIKNLKEHAGGGISATIGGQAFALGNARFIESLTKTNIQDKQSAKCQVFLSLENEIIGSILLEDTLKEEAKEALEKLKMREMECVCLSGDKQSVAQEVAKKVGISEVYAELLPNEKVEHLQKILMEQKAQGKKVIFVGDGINDAPSLALSDIGIAMGKVGSDVALEGADIVIMDDDLNKIPLVLQIAGRTRKILWENIIFALGTKVLIMILGTLGIANLWLALFGDVGVALLALLNAKRAIH; via the coding sequence ATGAACTGCTACAACAATCAATGCGAAACTATCTATGCAAAATCCAAAGAAAAATTTCTCCACCAAACCTTTTTTATCGGCGCAATCTTGCTCTATTGTGTTGCGCTTTTGGTGGATTTAGAAATCTTAAGATTCCATTTAAATCCTCTGATTTTAACTTTCCTCTTTGTTTTTTGTTATTTCACTTTGGGTTTTGGAATCCTAAAAGAAGCTTTTAGAAGTCTTATTAAGCGGGAATATTTTAATGAAAACACTTTAATGGCACTTGCAAGTTTGAGTGCTTTTGGTATCGGCGAGAGTGCGGAAGCCGTAGCGATTCTAATCTTTTATCGCATTGGCGAAAGTCTGCAAGAACGCGTTGTAGAAAAAGCCAAAACGCAGATTCGCTCCCTAAGCGCATTAAAAATAGAAAGTGCGAGAATCCTGCGCGAGAATACACAAATCTCCATTTCTCCACAAGAGATTCAAGCAGGTGATAGACTTATCGTATTTGCTGGAGAAAGAATACCAGCTGATGGCAAAATCGTCCAAGGCGAAAGTAATCTTGACAACTCCGCACTCAATGGAGAATCTATCCCACAAAATGTAAAAGTCGGGGATATGGTTTTCTCTGGTGGGATTAATTTAGATGGAATCTTGCATATCCAAGCAACACAAAATTACGCAAACTCCACCTTTAGCAAGATTCTACAACTCATTGAAGAGGGCAATGCACAAAAAAGTCGCAGCGAGGAATTTATCACAAAATTTGCTCGCTATTATACGCTCATTGTTACGCTCTTAGCCTTTGGAATCGCACTTATTCCGACATTGTATCTTTGGGCTTTGGGGGCAGATTTCACAGAAACATTCCAAACTTGGTCTTATCGGGGGATTATTTTCTTGGTCGTCTCTTGCCCTTGCGCACTCGTGATTTCTATCCCTCTTACTTTTTTTGCCTCTTTGGGTAAAGCCTCTGAAATGGGGATTTTGATTAAAGGCTCAAGCTATCTTGAATCACTAAATTTTGCGCAAACCATTGTATTGGACAAAACAGGCACGCTCACAAAAGGCACGCTCACCCTAAAAGAAATCCGAAGTTATACCTCTTATGATGAAAATTTTATCTTAGAAAAAGCGCAAGAGCTAGAATCGCATTCTAATCACCCAATTGCCAAAGCTATTTTAAACAACAAGATTCCACAAAAAAATCAAGACACGCAAGAAATCAAAAATCTTAAAGAACACGCAGGCGGAGGAATCAGCGCAACAATTGGAGGACAAGCTTTCGCACTTGGCAATGCGCGCTTCATAGAATCCCTTACCAAAACCAACATTCAAGACAAACAAAGCGCGAAATGTCAAGTTTTTTTAAGCCTCGAAAACGAAATCATCGGCTCCATACTTCTTGAAGACACGCTCAAAGAAGAAGCTAAGGAGGCGTTAGAGAAGCTAAAAATGCGCGAAATGGAGTGCGTGTGCCTAAGCGGAGACAAGCAAAGTGTAGCACAAGAAGTCGCAAAGAAAGTTGGAATCAGCGAGGTTTATGCGGAATTGCTACCAAACGAAAAAGTTGAGCATTTACAAAAGATTCTAATGGAACAAAAGGCGCAAGGTAAAAAGGTAATTTTCGTAGGAGATGGAATCAATGACGCACCCTCTTTGGCATTAAGTGATATTGGAATCGCAATGGGAAAAGTCGGTAGTGATGTCGCGTTAGAGGGAGCAGATATTGTCATTATGGACGATGATTTAAACAAGATTCCACTTGTTTTACAAATCGCAGGCAGGACACGAAAGATTTTGTGGGAAAACATTATTTTCGCGCTTGGCACAAAAGTACTGATTATGATACTTGGCACACTTGGAATCGCGAATTTATGGCTTGCTCTTTTTGGAGATGTGGGAGTGGCATTGCTCGCCCTTCTCAACGCCAAGCGCGCAATCCACTAA
- the tviB gene encoding Vi polysaccharide biosynthesis UDP-N-acetylglucosamine C-6 dehydrogenase TviB, which produces MKTLAVIGLGYVGLPLAVEFGKTYKVLGFDIFAKRIEELKSGYDRTLEVEESELKSAKHLHFTTDLEDLREAQIFIVTVPTPIDNYNKPDLTPLQKASSSVGKVLKKGDIVIYESTVYPGCTEEDCVPILEQTSGLKFNVDFFCGYSPERINPGDKAHRLPNIKKVTSGSTLQVAEEVNALYASIITAGTHKAPSIKVAEAAKVIENSQRDINIAFVNELALIFEKLGIDTLEVLEAAGSKWNFLPFRPGLVGGHCIGVDPYYLTHKAESLGYHSQVILAGRHINDNMGVVVAERVIKLMVKNAHQIVGSKVAILGITFKENCPDIRNSRVVDVIRELQDFECNVEVYDPWADTEEVKREYGLFLQEMEKFRLQDYKAVIVAVAHNEFKALDFKNRGKVVVYDLKGILPKEQVSGRL; this is translated from the coding sequence ATGAAAACTCTTGCTGTGATTGGACTTGGATATGTTGGATTGCCCCTAGCGGTAGAATTTGGCAAAACTTATAAAGTGCTAGGCTTTGATATTTTTGCGAAACGCATTGAGGAGCTAAAGAGCGGTTATGACCGCACATTAGAGGTAGAGGAATCCGAACTTAAGAGTGCTAAACATTTGCATTTTACAACTGATTTGGAGGATTTAAGAGAAGCACAGATTTTTATTGTTACCGTGCCAACACCGATTGACAACTATAATAAGCCCGATTTAACGCCTTTGCAAAAAGCCTCTAGCAGCGTGGGAAAAGTCTTGAAAAAAGGCGATATTGTGATTTATGAAAGCACGGTTTATCCGGGCTGTACAGAGGAGGATTGTGTGCCGATTTTGGAGCAAACAAGCGGGCTAAAGTTTAATGTGGATTTTTTCTGCGGATATTCGCCCGAGCGCATTAATCCCGGAGATAAAGCCCACCGCTTGCCCAATATCAAAAAAGTAACAAGTGGCTCTACACTGCAAGTTGCAGAGGAAGTGAATGCGCTTTATGCAAGCATTATCACGGCTGGCACGCACAAAGCACCAAGTATCAAAGTTGCAGAGGCAGCAAAAGTCATTGAGAATTCGCAAAGAGACATTAATATCGCCTTTGTGAATGAGCTTGCATTGATTTTTGAAAAACTAGGGATTGATACCTTAGAAGTGCTAGAAGCAGCAGGGAGCAAGTGGAATTTCTTACCCTTTCGTCCGGGGCTTGTCGGCGGACATTGTATTGGCGTAGATCCTTATTATCTCACGCACAAGGCGGAATCTCTAGGCTATCATTCGCAAGTGATTCTAGCTGGACGTCATATTAATGATAATATGGGGGTTGTGGTTGCCGAACGCGTGATTAAGCTAATGGTTAAAAATGCGCACCAAATCGTGGGAAGCAAAGTTGCGATTCTTGGGATTACTTTCAAAGAAAACTGCCCAGATATTCGTAATTCTCGTGTCGTAGATGTAATTAGAGAATTACAAGATTTTGAATGCAATGTGGAGGTTTATGACCCGTGGGCAGATACGGAGGAGGTCAAAAGGGAATATGGGCTATTTTTGCAAGAAATGGAAAAATTTAGATTGCAAGATTACAAGGCTGTGATTGTTGCAGTTGCACATAACGAGTTTAAGGCATTAGATTTTAAAAATCGTGGGAAAGTGGTTGTGTATGATTTGAAAGGAATCTTGCCAAAAGAGCAGGTAAGTGGGAGACTCTAA